The Lathyrus oleraceus cultivar Zhongwan6 unplaced genomic scaffold, CAAS_Psat_ZW6_1.0 chrUn0146, whole genome shotgun sequence genome includes a window with the following:
- the LOC127112535 gene encoding probable protein phosphatase 2C 2, whose amino-acid sequence MSEDQDVEEAVKRGYLNTDSEFMKQDPHGGSCCVTTLIRNGNLVVSNAGDCRAVISRGGVAEALTSDHRPSREDERERIETSGGYVDLCRGVWRIQGSLAVSRAIGDRHLKQWVTAEPETKVISIEPEHDLLILASDGLWDKVRILIYKLLVVSIIFTHQPEIELSNQLSYY is encoded by the exons ATGAGTGAAGACCAAGATGTTGAGGAGGCAGTGAAGCGCGGTTACCTCAATACTGATTCTGAGTTCATGAAACAAGATCCCCATGGTGGTTCTTGTTGTGTAACAACATTGATTAGGAACGGTAACTTAGTTGTATCTAACGCTGGTGATTGCCGTGCTGTCATTAGTAGAGGAGGGGTTGCAGAGGCCCTAACATCTGATCATCGACCTTCCAGGGAAGACGAACGGGAAAGAATTGAGACCTCG GGTGGTTATGTTGATTTATGTCGTGGTGTTTGGCGGATTCAAGGATCTCTGGCTGTATCTAGAGCTATCGGAGACCGACACCTGAAACAATGGGTGACTGCAGAGCCTGAAACTAAAGTTATCAGCATTGAACCTGAACATGACTTGTTAATATTAGCATCAGACGGTTTATGGGATAAGGTAAGAATATTGATCTACAAATTATTAGTAGTTAGTATTATATTTACTCATCAGCCAGAGATTGAACTATCGAACCAACTGAGCTACTATTGA